A stretch of Myxococcus hansupus DNA encodes these proteins:
- a CDS encoding sensor histidine kinase produces the protein MRPATLSATSPPELESQLQLRRRNFILCAVVLALSLVMQPLTLGRVVPEMYWVHLGWCAAFIFLGIAVGAGWWSPRNIGMAAAVVSLAGLTLDIQFTGGIVSPFFPSLYAVPLIICVFTPGHRRPTQVACVLTLVCLLWVSWASGATWQATVSQGLSFVFVAWVSVLGSQTFRRLRDAERAADQERLVALERLAESERLRAQADLHRAEMARLALVGQLAAGVAHQVNNPLSYVKANLGYIEEELREPTPDLEDLRRVVDETQQGVLRIQHIVTELRHFSRTNAQDDDACAVAEALAKARWLASAELRGLSELVEDVAPDLPRVRMGLGRLVEVLVKLLVNAAQAVDAAQPRRPGRIVLRAHASQDGVRLEVEDNGPGFPEAVLPRLFEPFFTFSRAKAAGLALSVCRDQVERVGGTLSAENPPEGGVRFVLNLRPAPLPAA, from the coding sequence GTGCGCCCGGCCACGCTCTCCGCCACCTCGCCTCCCGAGCTGGAGTCGCAACTCCAACTGCGGCGCCGCAACTTCATCCTGTGTGCGGTGGTGCTCGCGCTGTCGCTCGTCATGCAGCCGCTGACGCTCGGCCGCGTCGTCCCGGAGATGTACTGGGTTCACCTGGGCTGGTGCGCCGCGTTCATCTTCCTCGGCATCGCGGTGGGGGCGGGCTGGTGGTCGCCCCGGAACATCGGCATGGCGGCGGCCGTCGTCAGCCTCGCCGGGCTCACGCTGGACATCCAGTTCACCGGCGGAATCGTCAGCCCCTTCTTCCCCTCGCTGTACGCGGTGCCGCTCATCATCTGTGTCTTCACCCCGGGGCATCGGCGGCCGACGCAGGTGGCGTGTGTCCTGACGCTGGTGTGTCTGTTGTGGGTGAGCTGGGCGTCGGGCGCGACGTGGCAGGCGACGGTGTCGCAGGGCCTGTCCTTCGTGTTCGTCGCGTGGGTGTCCGTGCTCGGCTCGCAGACGTTCCGCCGGCTGCGAGACGCGGAGCGCGCGGCGGACCAGGAGCGGCTGGTGGCGCTGGAGCGGCTGGCGGAGAGCGAGCGCCTGCGCGCCCAGGCGGACCTCCACCGCGCGGAGATGGCGCGGCTGGCCCTGGTGGGGCAGCTCGCGGCGGGCGTGGCGCATCAGGTGAACAACCCGCTGTCCTACGTGAAGGCCAACCTGGGCTACATCGAGGAGGAGCTGCGCGAGCCCACGCCGGACCTGGAGGACTTGCGGCGTGTGGTGGACGAGACGCAGCAGGGCGTGCTGCGCATCCAGCACATCGTCACGGAGCTTCGCCACTTCTCGCGCACCAACGCGCAGGACGACGATGCCTGCGCGGTGGCGGAGGCGCTGGCGAAGGCGCGCTGGCTGGCGTCCGCGGAGCTGCGAGGCCTGAGCGAGCTGGTGGAGGACGTGGCGCCGGACCTGCCGCGCGTGCGCATGGGCCTGGGGCGGCTGGTGGAGGTGCTGGTGAAGCTGCTCGTCAACGCGGCGCAGGCGGTGGATGCCGCGCAGCCCCGCCGCCCGGGCCGCATCGTCCTTCGCGCGCACGCGTCCCAGGACGGCGTGCGGCTGGAGGTGGAGGACAACGGTCCGGGCTTCCCCGAGGCCGTGCTGCCGCGCCTCTTCGAGCCCTTCTTCACGTTCTCCCGCGCCAAGGCCGCCGGGCTGGCGCTGTCGGTGTGCCGCGACCAGGTGGAGCGCGTGGGCGGCACCCTGTCGGCGGAGAACCCTCCCGAGGGCGGCGTCCGCTTCGTGCTCAACCTGCGGCCGGCGCCCCTCCCCGCCGCCTGA
- a CDS encoding PH domain-containing protein, with the protein MSDASHGWLLRLLKVPPAPHIPEGAAVRVFRSAPSHRHLQLLRWGLRQFGVIVGLLFTWIAVKNRFVPHIPYQYADTVFFVVELFAWLAFAVQVPITFLVAWLDYEYRWYILSDRSLRIREGLVSLQEKTMTFANIQQVSIRQNPLQRLFGISDVKVETAGGGGSSGPKDVDAAAHEGLHEAHFRGVDNPEEIRDVIMARVRMHRDAGLGEPLHPEPALPLSTAPSAETLGAAKELLGEMRALRSALAAKGRVEP; encoded by the coding sequence ATGTCTGACGCCTCGCACGGCTGGCTCCTGCGCCTGTTGAAGGTGCCCCCCGCGCCCCACATCCCCGAGGGGGCGGCGGTTCGCGTCTTCCGCTCCGCGCCGTCCCACCGCCACCTCCAACTGCTCCGCTGGGGCCTGCGGCAGTTCGGCGTCATCGTGGGTCTGCTCTTCACGTGGATCGCGGTGAAGAACCGGTTCGTCCCGCACATCCCCTACCAATACGCGGACACGGTCTTCTTCGTCGTCGAGCTGTTTGCGTGGCTCGCGTTCGCGGTGCAGGTCCCCATCACCTTCCTGGTGGCGTGGCTCGACTACGAGTACCGCTGGTACATCCTCTCCGACCGGAGCCTGCGCATCCGGGAAGGGCTCGTCTCGCTTCAGGAGAAGACGATGACCTTCGCGAACATCCAGCAGGTCTCCATCCGGCAGAACCCGCTCCAGCGGCTGTTCGGCATCTCCGACGTGAAGGTGGAGACGGCGGGTGGCGGCGGAAGCAGCGGCCCCAAGGACGTGGACGCAGCGGCCCACGAAGGGCTGCACGAGGCCCACTTCCGGGGCGTGGACAATCCGGAGGAGATTCGCGACGTCATCATGGCGCGGGTGCGCATGCACCGGGACGCCGGACTGGGCGAGCCGCTGCATCCCGAGCCGGCCCTGCCGCTCTCCACGGCGCCCTCGGCCGAGACGCTCGGCGCGGCGAAGGAGCTGCTGGGGGAGATGCGGGCGCTCCGGAGCGCCCTGGCGGCGAAGGGCCGCGTGGAGCCCTGA
- a CDS encoding phenylalanine--tRNA ligase beta subunit-related protein yields the protein MLTVDAHPSLDTLAFTTTFPGPLGTLPSPEWLVALLKPGATAPLSSDDTVRGAIRDMLRHGGYKPTGRGKPASEYLVRASGDGSLGAINLAVDVCNAVSLHSGLPISVVDLDRAAAPFRVGVASEGAQYVFNASGQSIDLAGLLCLFDAEGPCANAVKDAQRTKTNADTRRTLTVLWGAKALGDRTARAFGWYRELLERAGATVEPLH from the coding sequence GTGCTGACCGTCGACGCCCACCCCTCCCTGGACACCCTGGCCTTCACCACCACCTTCCCCGGTCCCCTGGGCACCCTGCCCTCCCCGGAGTGGCTGGTGGCCCTGCTGAAGCCCGGCGCCACGGCGCCCCTGTCCAGCGACGACACGGTGCGCGGCGCCATCCGGGACATGCTCCGCCACGGCGGCTACAAGCCCACCGGGCGCGGCAAGCCCGCGTCGGAGTACCTGGTGCGCGCGTCGGGGGACGGCTCGCTGGGCGCCATCAACCTCGCCGTGGATGTGTGCAACGCGGTGTCGCTGCACAGCGGCCTGCCCATCAGCGTGGTGGACCTGGACCGCGCCGCGGCGCCCTTCCGCGTCGGCGTGGCCTCCGAGGGCGCGCAGTACGTCTTCAACGCGTCCGGGCAGAGCATCGACCTGGCGGGCCTGCTGTGCCTCTTCGACGCGGAGGGGCCGTGCGCCAACGCCGTGAAGGACGCGCAGCGCACCAAGACGAACGCGGACACCCGCCGCACCCTCACGGTGCTCTGGGGGGCCAAGGCCCTGGGGGACCGCACCGCGCGCGCCTTCGGCTGGTACCGCGAGCTGCTGGAGCGGGCGGGGGCCACGGTGGAGCCCCTGCACTGA
- a CDS encoding DUF481 domain-containing protein translates to MVGPGFSRGLLLLAWLYAASAAAQIVNVQALFDENTGPGRSAAVDLGMDWRTGSIQLFSLRGALLGQWRTENHTWLGVVRGEYAFAAEERIVSKVMEHLRYRYRLTERLSGEAFVQHEFDEFRRIQFRALLGAGPRLKVLTDKKATLVVGLALMLEHERIRRDSEPDAGQFRTDPRLSSYILGRLEFMENVALVETLYVQPRVTNPTDIRLLNDTIFEVKPNARLSVGIGFNLTFDNDPPLAVPKLDTQLRTTVGIRL, encoded by the coding sequence ATGGTCGGACCGGGATTCAGCAGAGGGCTGCTGCTGCTCGCATGGCTTTACGCGGCGAGCGCGGCGGCACAAATCGTCAACGTCCAGGCGCTGTTCGACGAGAACACGGGCCCCGGCCGCTCGGCCGCGGTGGACCTGGGCATGGACTGGCGCACGGGCAGCATCCAGCTCTTCAGCCTGCGCGGCGCCTTGCTGGGCCAGTGGCGGACGGAGAACCACACCTGGCTGGGCGTCGTCCGAGGCGAATACGCCTTCGCCGCCGAGGAGCGCATCGTCTCCAAGGTGATGGAACACCTGCGCTACCGCTACCGGCTCACGGAGCGGCTCTCCGGCGAGGCCTTCGTCCAACACGAATTCGACGAGTTCCGCCGCATCCAGTTCCGGGCCCTGCTGGGCGCCGGTCCCCGGCTGAAGGTGCTGACCGACAAGAAGGCGACGCTCGTGGTGGGGCTCGCGCTGATGCTGGAGCACGAGCGCATCCGCCGCGACAGCGAGCCGGACGCGGGCCAGTTCCGCACCGACCCGCGGCTTTCCAGCTACATCCTGGGCCGGCTGGAGTTCATGGAGAACGTCGCCCTGGTGGAGACTCTCTATGTGCAGCCCCGCGTGACGAACCCCACGGACATCCGGCTGCTCAACGACACGATTTTCGAGGTGAAGCCCAACGCGCGGCTGTCCGTGGGCATCGGCTTCAACCTCACCTTCGATAACGACCCGCCGCTGGCCGTCCCCAAGCTCGACACCCAGCTCCGCACCACCGTGGGCATCCGCCTGTAG
- a CDS encoding ABC-F family ATP-binding cassette domain-containing protein, with the protein MIRLDNISKQNGQQILFIEASAALHKGEKVGLVGPNGAGKTTLFRMITGQEHPDEGQVAVDRGVTIGYFSQDVGEMEGRSAAAEVMDGAGPVSVVAAELKDLEAAMADPDQADNMDKLVERYGLVQGRFEELGGYALEGRAREILAGLGFTQEMMDGDVGALSGGWKMRVALARILLMRPDSMLLDEPSNHLDIESLIWLEEFLKNYDGALLMTSHDREFMNRIVNKVVEIDGGSLSTYTGNYEFYEQQRAMNEKQQQAQFERQQAMLAKELKFIERFKARASHAAQVQSRVKKLEKIERVEPPKRRQTVLFEFQPAPRSGDDVVSLKGVHKAYGSRTIYEGLDFLVRRMERWAVMGVNGAGKSTLLKLVTGSTQPDTGNVALGGSVKMGYFAQHAMDLLDGERTVFQALEDAFPRAGQGSLRALAGCFGFSGDEVEKKCRVLSGGEKARLVMAKMLFDPPNFLVLDEPTNHLDMATKEMLITALSRYEGTMLFVSHDRHFLAALSNRVLELTPEGIHQYGGGYTEYVARTGQEAPGLRS; encoded by the coding sequence ATGATTCGTCTCGACAACATCAGCAAGCAGAACGGCCAGCAGATTCTCTTCATCGAGGCCTCCGCGGCACTCCACAAGGGGGAGAAGGTCGGGCTCGTCGGTCCCAACGGCGCCGGCAAGACGACGCTGTTCCGGATGATCACCGGCCAGGAGCACCCCGACGAAGGCCAGGTCGCGGTCGACCGGGGCGTCACCATTGGCTACTTCAGCCAGGACGTGGGTGAGATGGAGGGCCGCAGCGCCGCCGCCGAGGTCATGGATGGCGCGGGCCCCGTGAGCGTGGTGGCCGCCGAGCTGAAGGACCTGGAGGCCGCCATGGCCGACCCGGACCAGGCGGACAACATGGACAAGCTCGTGGAGCGCTACGGCCTGGTCCAGGGTCGCTTCGAGGAGCTGGGTGGTTACGCCCTGGAGGGCCGCGCGCGGGAGATTCTCGCGGGCCTGGGCTTCACCCAGGAGATGATGGACGGCGACGTGGGCGCGCTGTCGGGCGGTTGGAAGATGCGCGTGGCCCTGGCCCGCATCCTCCTGATGCGCCCGGATTCGATGCTGCTCGACGAGCCCAGCAACCACTTGGACATCGAGAGCCTCATCTGGCTGGAGGAGTTCCTCAAGAACTACGACGGCGCGCTCCTGATGACGTCTCACGACCGCGAGTTCATGAACCGCATCGTGAACAAGGTCGTCGAAATCGACGGCGGCTCGCTGTCCACGTACACGGGCAACTACGAGTTCTACGAGCAGCAGCGGGCGATGAACGAGAAGCAGCAGCAGGCGCAGTTCGAGCGCCAGCAGGCCATGCTCGCCAAGGAGCTGAAGTTCATCGAGCGCTTCAAGGCGCGCGCCTCGCACGCCGCCCAGGTGCAGAGCCGGGTGAAGAAGCTGGAGAAGATTGAACGCGTGGAGCCGCCCAAGCGCCGCCAGACGGTGCTCTTCGAGTTCCAGCCGGCGCCCCGGTCGGGCGACGACGTGGTGAGCCTGAAGGGCGTTCACAAGGCCTACGGCTCGCGGACCATCTACGAGGGGCTGGACTTCCTGGTGCGCCGCATGGAGCGCTGGGCCGTCATGGGCGTCAACGGCGCCGGCAAGTCCACGCTGCTCAAGTTGGTGACGGGCTCCACGCAGCCGGACACGGGCAACGTGGCCCTGGGTGGCAGCGTGAAGATGGGTTACTTCGCGCAGCACGCCATGGACCTGCTGGACGGTGAGCGCACGGTGTTCCAGGCGCTGGAGGACGCGTTCCCCCGCGCCGGACAGGGCTCGCTGCGCGCGCTGGCCGGCTGCTTCGGCTTCTCCGGTGACGAGGTGGAGAAGAAGTGCCGCGTGCTGTCCGGTGGTGAGAAGGCCCGTCTGGTGATGGCGAAGATGCTCTTCGACCCGCCGAACTTCCTGGTGCTGGACGAGCCCACCAACCACCTGGACATGGCGACGAAGGAGATGCTCATCACGGCGCTGTCCCGCTACGAGGGGACCATGCTCTTCGTCTCGCACGACCGTCACTTCCTGGCCGCGCTGTCCAACCGCGTGCTGGAGCTGACGCCCGAGGGCATCCACCAGTACGGCGGCGGCTACACCGAATACGTCGCGCGCACCGGCCAGGAAGCGCCGGGTCTGCGGAGCTGA
- a CDS encoding phospholipase D-like domain-containing protein, translating to MRPIEAELLSGSALYREVVLEKLLHARESVWMATANVKAMFVEHGGRFVPLVDVLDTLAARGVSLRLLHAELPSRPFRAAFDARSRLVEGGLSLKVCPRVHFKAVVVDGAWAYLGSANLTGAGLGAKGDSARNFELGFVTEDFDVIDRVTALYEAVWSGAECKACKLRGVCPDPILPAGKRAPEPRRSRAGTARLGKARRLQRGASRPSR from the coding sequence ATGCGTCCCATCGAGGCGGAGCTCCTGTCGGGCAGCGCGCTGTACCGGGAGGTGGTGCTGGAGAAGCTGCTCCACGCCCGTGAGTCGGTGTGGATGGCCACCGCCAACGTGAAGGCGATGTTCGTGGAGCACGGTGGTCGCTTCGTGCCGCTGGTGGACGTGTTGGACACGCTGGCGGCGCGGGGCGTGTCGCTGCGGCTGTTGCACGCGGAGCTGCCGAGCCGTCCCTTCCGCGCGGCCTTCGATGCCCGCTCGCGGCTGGTGGAGGGCGGCCTGTCGCTCAAGGTCTGCCCGCGCGTGCACTTCAAGGCGGTGGTGGTGGACGGGGCCTGGGCCTACCTGGGCAGCGCGAATCTCACGGGCGCGGGGCTGGGCGCGAAGGGGGACTCCGCGCGCAACTTCGAGCTGGGCTTCGTCACCGAGGACTTCGACGTCATCGACCGGGTGACGGCGCTCTACGAGGCGGTGTGGAGCGGCGCGGAGTGCAAGGCCTGCAAGCTGCGTGGGGTCTGCCCCGACCCGATTCTCCCCGCGGGCAAGCGGGCGCCGGAGCCACGACGCTCGCGAGCGGGGACCGCGCGGTTGGGCAAGGCCCGCCGACTTCAGCGTGGCGCCAGCCGCCCAAGTCGCTGA
- a CDS encoding aldehyde dehydrogenase family protein codes for MRVVRLEEERMPAGLQEAFDRLRANRWEMARRGVKERLARLETLKEQLVARREALADALYADFRKPRAEVEATEVLPVLMELAYIQKHLKSWMKPRKASTPLLLTGTSSHVQYEPRGVVLVLAPWNYPFHLLMSPLVAAVAAGNTVMCKPSEKTPNTARFIAELLKDVFPPEEVALVEGGPEVGEALLRLPFDHFFFTGGSRVGRRVMEAAAKHLASVTLELGGKSPVIVDETADVDTAAERVVWGKFLNGGQTCIAPDHVWVHASKEEALLEAMKAALERFYGRTEEARRASTDLCRMVDDSAFMRVRRLMDRTVEAGARVVTGGGLDADSRYIAPTILADVTPDAPIMDEEIFGPVLPVLRFESLDDVLTQLREGGKPLALYVFSQHEATVERLLRETRSGGACVNTVVLHNVNPNLPFGGVGQSGVGAYHGETGFRTFSHERAVLRQGRTSLVHLFFPPYTGKAQKLARLASRLFE; via the coding sequence ATGCGCGTGGTACGGCTGGAAGAAGAGCGGATGCCGGCGGGCTTGCAGGAGGCATTCGACCGCCTCCGGGCGAACCGCTGGGAGATGGCGCGTCGCGGCGTGAAGGAGCGCCTGGCCCGGCTGGAGACGCTCAAGGAGCAACTGGTCGCTCGCCGCGAGGCCCTGGCGGACGCGCTCTACGCCGACTTCCGCAAGCCGCGCGCCGAGGTGGAGGCCACCGAGGTCCTCCCCGTGCTGATGGAGCTGGCCTACATCCAGAAGCACCTCAAGTCGTGGATGAAGCCCCGCAAGGCCTCCACGCCGCTGCTCCTCACGGGCACCTCCAGCCACGTGCAGTACGAGCCCCGGGGCGTGGTGCTGGTACTGGCGCCGTGGAACTACCCGTTCCACCTGCTGATGTCGCCGCTGGTGGCCGCCGTCGCCGCGGGCAACACCGTGATGTGCAAGCCCAGCGAGAAGACGCCGAACACGGCGCGCTTCATCGCGGAGCTGCTGAAGGACGTGTTTCCGCCCGAGGAGGTCGCGCTGGTGGAGGGTGGCCCGGAGGTGGGCGAGGCGCTCTTGCGGCTGCCCTTCGACCACTTCTTCTTCACCGGCGGCTCCCGCGTGGGCCGGCGGGTGATGGAGGCCGCGGCGAAGCACCTGGCCAGCGTGACGTTGGAGCTGGGCGGCAAGTCGCCCGTCATCGTCGACGAGACGGCGGACGTGGACACCGCCGCCGAGCGCGTGGTGTGGGGCAAGTTCCTCAACGGCGGACAGACGTGCATCGCCCCGGACCACGTCTGGGTCCACGCGTCCAAGGAAGAGGCCCTGCTGGAGGCGATGAAGGCCGCCCTGGAGCGCTTCTACGGACGCACCGAGGAGGCCCGCCGCGCGAGCACGGACCTGTGCCGCATGGTGGATGACAGCGCCTTCATGCGGGTGCGCCGGTTGATGGACCGCACCGTAGAGGCCGGAGCGCGCGTGGTGACCGGCGGCGGGCTGGACGCGGATTCGCGCTACATCGCGCCCACGATTCTCGCGGACGTGACGCCGGACGCGCCCATCATGGACGAGGAGATTTTCGGACCGGTGCTTCCGGTGCTGCGCTTCGAGTCCCTCGACGACGTGCTGACGCAGCTTCGCGAGGGTGGCAAGCCCCTGGCGCTCTATGTGTTCAGCCAGCACGAGGCCACGGTGGAGCGGCTGCTGCGGGAGACACGCTCCGGCGGCGCGTGCGTCAACACGGTGGTGCTGCACAACGTGAATCCCAACCTGCCCTTCGGCGGCGTGGGCCAGAGCGGCGTGGGCGCCTACCACGGCGAGACAGGGTTTCGGACCTTCAGCCATGAGCGCGCGGTCCTGCGCCAGGGGCGCACGTCGCTGGTCCACCTGTTCTTCCCCCCGTACACGGGTAAAGCGCAGAAGCTGGCGCGGCTGGCGAGCCGCCTGTTCGAGTAA
- a CDS encoding PH domain-containing protein, protein MTDSSHALTAATRDGGFLSRLPTVLQPHRSLLTYYLVSALLAGPGFPILGLIRYFKYQTLRYTLDAEGITVRWGIFFRREVSLTYARIQDIHLSSNVVERWLGLARIQIQTASGNAQAEITIEGIPDYGALRDFLYSKMRGSRERHAPASDAAQVAAAGSDELAATLREIASEVRALRLSLGSGEKQDV, encoded by the coding sequence ATGACCGACTCGTCTCACGCCCTCACAGCCGCGACCCGCGACGGGGGCTTCCTGTCGCGACTGCCCACGGTGCTGCAACCGCACCGGAGCCTGCTCACCTACTACTTGGTCAGCGCGCTGCTGGCCGGGCCCGGCTTCCCCATCCTGGGGCTCATCCGCTACTTCAAATACCAGACGCTGCGCTACACGCTGGACGCCGAGGGCATCACCGTCCGCTGGGGCATCTTCTTCCGGCGCGAGGTGTCCCTGACGTACGCACGCATCCAGGACATCCACCTGTCCAGCAACGTGGTGGAGCGCTGGCTCGGGCTCGCGCGGATTCAAATCCAGACGGCCAGCGGCAACGCGCAGGCGGAAATCACCATCGAGGGCATCCCCGACTACGGCGCCCTGCGGGACTTCCTCTATTCGAAGATGCGGGGGAGCCGGGAGCGCCACGCGCCCGCGAGCGACGCCGCGCAGGTCGCGGCCGCGGGTTCGGATGAGCTGGCGGCGACGCTCCGGGAGATTGCCTCGGAGGTGCGGGCGCTGCGGTTGAGCCTGGGCAGCGGGGAGAAGCAGGATGTCTGA
- a CDS encoding ABC transporter ATP-binding protein → MIQARNLGAGYGPRAVLAKLSFGLPWRRTSVVLGPGGSGKSTLLRALVNGRSGDGADFWVRGELALPVSAQAVVPQSRPSEHRCLGELLGDDARRTLESVWACAPAAAARLDRLRERPVTLLPEGLWRLALLTVAVASRAPLVLLDEPEVGLTGDGVRWLARRLLMLRAERTVVLVTQHLPLARMVADHVLLIDDGVLVEEASPRDFFDEPATSRRAG, encoded by the coding sequence GTGATTCAAGCCAGGAATCTGGGCGCCGGCTATGGGCCCCGGGCGGTGTTGGCGAAGCTCTCCTTCGGCCTGCCCTGGCGAAGAACCAGCGTGGTGCTGGGCCCGGGTGGCAGTGGCAAGAGCACCCTGCTGCGCGCGCTGGTCAACGGCCGCAGTGGTGACGGCGCGGACTTCTGGGTGCGAGGGGAGCTGGCCCTCCCCGTCTCGGCGCAAGCGGTGGTGCCACAATCGCGGCCCTCGGAGCACCGCTGTCTGGGCGAGCTGCTCGGCGACGACGCGCGGCGAACGCTGGAGTCCGTCTGGGCCTGCGCGCCCGCGGCGGCGGCACGGCTGGACCGGCTGCGCGAGCGGCCCGTGACGCTGCTGCCCGAAGGCCTGTGGCGACTGGCCCTGCTCACGGTCGCCGTCGCCAGCCGGGCGCCGCTGGTGCTGCTGGACGAACCCGAGGTGGGACTCACGGGAGATGGGGTCCGGTGGCTCGCGCGCCGGCTGCTGATGCTGCGCGCCGAGCGCACCGTGGTGCTCGTCACCCAGCACCTCCCCCTGGCGCGCATGGTGGCGGACCACGTGTTGCTCATCGACGACGGTGTCCTCGTGGAAGAGGCCTCGCCCCGGGACTTCTTCGACGAGCCCGCCACCTCCCGCCGCGCGGGGTGA
- a CDS encoding aldehyde dehydrogenase family protein yields MLEATAAVESQPSSDPAHIRAVFEAQRAHRWTMSRTTAAERIARLKRLREAIITRRNELADAIHADFRKPAVEVELTELHPTLEELNHTVKHLKGWMKPSRVGTPMLLAGSSSYVRYEARGTVLLLAPWNYPFNLVVSPLIAAIAAGNTVMCKPSEKTPNTSRFLARLVKDVFPENEVALFEGGAETAEALLDLPFDHIFFTGNTRIGRIVMEAAAKHLASVTLELGGKSPVIIDETADIDAAAERLCWGKFINGGQTCVAPDHVFVHASKERAFLDAMKAAITRFYGGTEQERQASPDFTRLVDPAAWRRVKDLLDRSVAAGAKVEVGGEADGPSRYIAPTVLSGVTTDNPVMESEIFGPLMPVLTYQSREEVYAHIRSGGKPLALYVFSQDKRTVDDILQNTTSGGTLVNNVLVHLANPNLPFGGVGTSGLGNYHGHFGFKTFSHERAVMVQWMKSLASVFFPPYRGKMQEMASRATRMME; encoded by the coding sequence ATGCTCGAAGCCACCGCCGCCGTCGAGTCGCAGCCCTCCTCCGACCCCGCTCACATCCGCGCCGTGTTCGAAGCCCAGCGCGCGCACCGCTGGACGATGTCCCGCACCACCGCCGCCGAGCGCATCGCCCGGCTCAAGCGCCTGCGCGAGGCCATCATCACCCGCCGCAATGAGCTGGCGGACGCCATCCACGCGGACTTCCGCAAGCCCGCGGTGGAGGTGGAGCTGACGGAGCTGCACCCCACGCTGGAGGAGCTGAACCACACGGTGAAGCACCTCAAGGGGTGGATGAAGCCCTCGCGCGTGGGCACGCCGATGCTGCTGGCGGGCTCGTCCAGCTACGTGCGTTATGAGGCGCGCGGCACCGTGCTGCTGCTGGCGCCGTGGAACTACCCGTTCAACCTGGTGGTGTCGCCGCTCATCGCCGCCATCGCCGCGGGAAACACCGTGATGTGCAAGCCCAGCGAGAAGACGCCGAACACCTCGCGCTTCCTCGCGCGGCTGGTGAAGGACGTGTTCCCGGAGAACGAGGTGGCGCTGTTCGAGGGCGGCGCGGAGACGGCGGAGGCGCTGCTGGACCTGCCCTTCGACCACATCTTCTTCACCGGCAACACGCGCATTGGCCGCATCGTGATGGAGGCCGCGGCGAAGCACCTGGCCAGCGTGACGCTGGAGCTGGGTGGCAAGTCGCCCGTCATCATCGACGAGACGGCGGACATCGACGCCGCGGCGGAGCGCCTGTGCTGGGGCAAGTTCATCAACGGCGGCCAGACGTGCGTGGCGCCGGACCACGTGTTCGTGCACGCGTCGAAGGAGCGAGCGTTCCTGGACGCGATGAAGGCGGCCATCACCCGCTTCTACGGCGGCACGGAGCAGGAGCGGCAGGCGAGCCCTGACTTCACGCGGCTGGTGGACCCGGCGGCATGGCGGCGGGTGAAGGACCTGCTCGACCGCTCGGTGGCCGCGGGCGCGAAGGTGGAGGTGGGCGGGGAGGCGGACGGGCCCTCGCGCTACATCGCGCCCACCGTGCTCTCGGGCGTGACGACGGACAACCCGGTGATGGAGTCCGAAATCTTCGGGCCGCTGATGCCGGTGCTGACCTACCAGTCGCGGGAAGAGGTCTACGCGCACATCCGCTCGGGTGGGAAGCCGCTGGCCCTCTACGTCTTCAGCCAGGACAAGCGGACCGTGGACGACATCCTCCAGAACACCACCTCCGGCGGGACGCTGGTGAACAACGTCCTGGTGCACCTGGCCAATCCCAACCTGCCCTTCGGCGGCGTCGGCACGAGCGGCCTGGGGAATTACCACGGCCATTTCGGCTTCAAGACCTTCAGTCACGAGCGGGCGGTGATGGTCCAGTGGATGAAGTCGCTGGCTTCAGTGTTCTTCCCGCCGTACCGCGGGAAGATGCAGGAAATGGCCTCCCGCGCGACCCGGATGATGGAGTAG
- a CDS encoding TetR/AcrR family transcriptional regulator, whose protein sequence is MVSNPAEKAKRALPQRARKDEDKEARRRLILDEALALYQATSYADVKMADVAGRALLAKGTVFLYFPTKEALFLALLEDLLFAWFDRLESMLEPVESPWTGPRLARTVAESLEGEETLTRLLALLQTVLEQNVTAEQLRPFKERLMAALLRGGTLVEQRLPFMKEGDGPRFLLHVHALVTGLRQMADLAPVAREVLEQVPHLALLRVDFTAELTTALTTLLRGMESR, encoded by the coding sequence ATGGTCAGCAACCCGGCGGAGAAGGCAAAGCGGGCCCTGCCCCAGCGGGCACGGAAGGACGAGGACAAGGAAGCGCGGCGGCGGCTCATCCTGGATGAGGCGCTGGCCCTGTATCAGGCGACGTCCTACGCCGACGTGAAGATGGCGGACGTGGCCGGCCGGGCGCTCCTGGCCAAGGGGACGGTGTTCCTCTACTTCCCCACGAAGGAAGCCCTGTTCCTGGCGTTGCTGGAGGACCTGCTCTTCGCGTGGTTCGACCGCCTGGAGTCGATGCTGGAGCCAGTCGAGTCCCCGTGGACGGGCCCCCGGCTGGCGCGCACCGTGGCCGAGTCGCTCGAGGGAGAGGAAACCCTGACGCGGTTGCTGGCGCTGCTGCAGACGGTGCTGGAGCAGAACGTGACGGCCGAGCAGCTCCGCCCCTTCAAGGAGCGGCTGATGGCCGCCCTGCTCCGCGGCGGCACGTTGGTGGAACAGCGGCTGCCCTTCATGAAGGAGGGCGACGGTCCGCGCTTCCTCCTCCACGTGCACGCGCTGGTGACGGGCCTGCGGCAGATGGCGGACCTGGCCCCGGTGGCGCGCGAGGTGCTGGAGCAGGTGCCCCACCTGGCCCTGCTGCGCGTGGACTTCACGGCCGAGCTGACCACCGCCCTCACCACCCTTCTTCGCGGGATGGAATCCCGCTGA